From the genome of Penaeus chinensis breed Huanghai No. 1 chromosome 8, ASM1920278v2, whole genome shotgun sequence, one region includes:
- the LOC125027808 gene encoding uncharacterized protein LOC125027808, with protein sequence MKKAVVGGRRYMNPEPYDPGPLDPGWSSAYKIFFIFDVSKAPSAESASMALRYLVSLSLAVAVVADQSSHVSISLGGAPAVSHHSSSHHARTSYHHQPTYHTQSSYHPQPSYHPAPAYHPQPSYEHEHEPAVPECAANTTKPWCLEDDLYPTYEIKHAAEYHYKKLLSLYADVAELNTELSVDRPNSLDEETYLCPSETAYVRPLRAQNTEGKWRVVVNNIDAHYQTLTQTTRIEECLTSADACPLVPECYESKCLQKSIYHRFPVYNPYDQYFPFAFETFKLPASCACLLGAYTIDH encoded by the exons ATGAAGAAAGCcgtggtcggtggtcgccgttatatg AATCCTGAgccgtatgaccccggaccacttgacccaggctggagtaGTGCTTAcaagattttctttatttttgatgt TTCGAAGGCACCGAGCGCTGAGAGTGCAAGCATGGCTTTACGGTACTTG GTTTCGTTATCTTTAGCGGTCGCAGTTGTGGCCGATCAAAGCTCACACGTCAGCATCAGTCTCGGCGGTGCTCCTGCTGTCAGCCATCACAGTTCCTCTCACCACGCACGCACTTCATACCACCATCAACCTACCTATCATACACAATCCTCATACCATCCACAACCTTCCTATCATCCTGCTCCCGCTTATCACCCGCAGCCTTCCTATGAGCATGAACATGAGCCTGCTGTGCCAGAATGTGCTGCCAACACAACCAAACCATGGTGTCTAGAAGACGACCTTTATCCCACCTACGAGATAAAGCACGCAGCCGAGTATCACTACAAGaagcttctctccctctatgctgACGTAGCCGAACTCAACACCGAACTGTCTGTGGACCGACCAAACAGCCTGGATGAGGAAACTTACTTGTGCCCATCAGAGACCGCTTACGTCAGGCCCCTTCGTGCACAGAACACCGAGGGAAAATGGCGTGTCGTTGTAAACAATATCGATGCCCATTATCAGACTCTCACTCAGACTACACGCATCGAAGAGTGTCTCACTTCCGCCGATGCATGTCCTCTGGTGCCGGAGTGCTACGAGTCCAAGTGTCTGCAGAAGTCCATCTACCACCGCTTCCCTGTCTACAACCCCTATGATCAGTACTTCCCCTTCGCCTTCGAGACATTTAAGCTTCCCGCCAGCTGTGCTTGTCTGTTGGGTGCCTATACCATCGATCATTAG
- the LOC125028311 gene encoding protein spaetzle 3-like → MALILSVVLACAGIVLGSVHPPAYGHHPQPAYGHHASAYGHHAPAYGHQHAYKHGYCDSTVAPACADNSTLSYCLEDAEYPEYDIKAAITADHLFAKKYADVADQSADDLVDMLTKDQEGAFDYSYYTGASTGDSPYDATHWAGPEGYICPFEVVYAMPKRAQNVYGKWRVIVNDVHYYSQTARLEICLFPEAACRALAPCYQSHCTQKSVYHRLLSYDPCDPYKGLFIDIYKMPSACSCHLPA, encoded by the exons ATGGCTCTTATATTG TCAGTCGTTTTGGCATGCGCCGGAATCGTTCTGGGCTCCGTCCATCCTCCAGCATATGGCCATCACCCACAGCCCGCTTACGGTCATCATGCGTCTGCTTACGGTCATCATGCGCCTGCTTATGGTCACCAGCATGCCTATAAGCACGGTTACTGTGACTCAACTGTTGCCCCTGCATGCGCTGACAACTCTACTCTCTCCTACTGCTTAGAAGACGCCGAATATCCCGAGTATGATATCAAGGCTGCCATCACTGCCGATCATCTTTTCGCCAAGAAGTACGCTGACGTCGCCGACCAGTCTGCTGATGACCTGGTAGACATGCTTACCAAGGACCAGGAGGGGGCCTTCGACTACTCTTACTACACTGGAGCCTCCACTGGGGACTCTCCCTACGATGCCACTCACTGGGCTGGTCCTGAGGGTTACATCTGTCCCTTCGAAgtggtgtatgccatgcccaagCGTGCCCAGAACGTGTACGGCAAGTGGCGCGTCATTGTGAACGACGTTCACTATTACAGCCAGACTGCCCGCCTCGAAATTTGTTTGTTCCCAGAAGCTGCTTGCCGCGCCCTTGCTCCTTGCTACCAGAGCCACTGCACCCAGAAGTCAGTGTACCACCGACTCCTTTCCTACGATCCATGTGACCCCTACAAGGGCCTCTTCATCGACATCTACAAGATGCCATCTGCCTGCTCCTGCCACCTTCCCGCCTAA